One genomic region from Sparus aurata chromosome 15, fSpaAur1.1, whole genome shotgun sequence encodes:
- the dnajc12 gene encoding dnaJ homolog subfamily C member 12 — MDAVLNCKPEDLEDYYGLLGCDELSSTEQILSEYKIRALTCHPDKHLDNPGAVADFQKLQEAKEVLCNETKRKNYDLWKRSGVTIPFHDWQALSDSVKTSMHWAVRNKKEPMLEASKAEIPATSQTEDPHTAKESPGIPSHDAMPSSSDYCHRRFRFAADSPSTLLQRFRNYEI; from the exons ATGGATGCTGTTTTGAACTGCAAACCAGAGGACTTGGAGGATTACTACGGTCTATTAGGATGTGATGAACTGTCGTCG ACCGAGCAGATTCTCAGCGAATACAAGATCCGAGCCTTGACATGTCACCCGGACAAACACCTAGACAACCCAGGAGCAG TGGCAGATTTCCAAAAGTTGCAAGAAGCCAAAGAGGTTTTATGCAatgaaaccaaaagaaaaaactatGACCTTTGGAAAAGAAGTGGTGTTACTATTCCATTTCATGACTGGCAAGCCTTGAGTGACTCGGTTAAAACC tcaatgcactggGCCGTGAGAAATAAGAAGGAACCGATGTTGGAGGCCTCAAAAGCAGAAATCCCTGCCACTTCCCAAACAGAGGACCCTCATACTGCGAAGGAATCACCAGGGATCCCTTCACATGATGCCATGCCATCCTCAA GTGATTACTGCCATCGACGTTTCCGTTTTGCTGCTGACTCGCCATCTACCCTGCTGCAGAGGTTTAGAAATTATGAAATATAA
- the cacul1 gene encoding CDK2-associated and cullin domain-containing protein 1: MEAMEDDSLNLKDDHNHNYCASGSSKVRTYLSSQLSDATSVPQPVSLPVPGEEPGSRRGKVWSGGAAGSKFMDSDSGSDSSEVSETDCTAPPAAVEGKFTLDSTSKFLLNAMAVEDYRNNHWPNLEKAIDRLLIQNTTDHISVSYAQIYSYVYKCVCQQHSELLYNDLTLKITNHLQQVSTHLQASPPESFIETFNVALTQYTASLQCIVPVFMYLNKFYIESKLNRDLREDLMKLFADHVAEKHVNTLMPLLIKAHSMPFQVQPSTMASVVKGLYSLRPDWAQLAPALFSGFIPQINPPTVESLLPDYAAHDQKLQMELSMNGFPRGDQSRKRASDDS; encoded by the exons ATGGAGGCCATGGAAGATGATAGTTTGAACCTTAAAGACGACCATAACCACAACTATTGTGCGAGCGGTAGCAGCAAAGTCCGCACGTATCTCAGTAGCCAGCTGTCGGATGCAACGTCGGTCCCGCAGCCCGTCTCTCTGCCGGTGCCGGGAGAAGAACCGGGATCACGACGAGGGAAAGTATGGTCCGGTGGAGCGGCAGGGTCAAAGTTCATGGACTCGGATTCTGGCAGCGATAGCAGCGAAGTCAGCGAGACCGACTGCACGGCACCGCCGGCCGCAGTCGAGGGAAAATTCACCCTCGATTCTACTTCCAAGTTCC ttcTGAATGCAATGGCTGTAGAGGACTACCGGAACAATCACTGGCCAAACCTAGAGAAGGCAATCGATCGTCTGCTGATTCAGAATACGACAGACCACATCTCTGTTTCTTATGCACAGATATACAG TTATGTCTACAAgtgtgtttgtcagcagcactCTGAGCTGCTCTACAATGACTtgacattaaaaataacaaaccaCCTGCAACAAGTCTCCACCCATCTACAA gCCAGCCCACCTGAGAGCTTCATAGAGACCTTCAACGTCGCGCTGACACAATACACAGCCTCTCTTCAATGCATAGTTCCTGTATTTATGTACTTG AACAAGTTCTACATCGAGTCAAAGCTGAACAGAGACCTCAGAGAGGATCTGATGAAGCTGTTTGCTGATCACGTCGCAGAAAAACATGTGAACACACTGATGC CTCTTCTCATCAAAGCTCATTCCATGCCGTTTCAAGTGCAGCCATCTACAATGGCCAGTGTGGTTAAAGGCCTCTACAGTCTCCGACCAG ATTGGGCCCAGTTAGCCCCGGCTCTCTTCTCTGGGTTTATTCCCCAAATCAACCCTCCTACTGTGGAATCTCTGCTGCCTGACTATGCCGCTCATGACCAGAAGTTGCAGATGGAGCTCTCCATGAACGGATTTCCACG tggTGACCAGTCTCGCAAACGGGCCAGCGATGACTCCTGA
- the sirt1 gene encoding LOW QUALITY PROTEIN: NAD-dependent protein deacetylase sirtuin-1 (The sequence of the model RefSeq protein was modified relative to this genomic sequence to represent the inferred CDS: inserted 2 bases in 1 codon), protein MADGESSLGTAFSGASEMEEPAAKRSKISPLTNYGFKVAKADQXYQASRGPTESWEAAVDCAQPAEKEAKPVMAVEQAPAAALGGDNNGLGMLVSESHKPVVKLDDGAVLGTTEEGADFLGHDDLPSNGLAVTPDHITEEDDRSSHASSSDWTPQPQIGSYSFIQQHIRETDPRTILRDLLPETVLPPDLDDMTLWQIIINISEPPKRKKRKDINTLEDVVRLLQESKRILVLTGAGVSVSCGIPDFRSRDGIYARLAVDFPDLPDPQAMFDIDYFRRDPRPFFKFAKEIYPGQFQPSPCHRFISMLDKQGKLLRNYTQNIDTLEQVAGVERIIQCHGSFATASCLICKHKVDCEAIREDIFNQVVPRCSRCPGDIPLAIMKPDIVFFGENLPEMFHRAMKQDKDEVDLLIVIGSSLKVRPVALIPNSIPHEVPQILINREQLPHLNFDVELLGDCDVIVNELCHRLGADFEQLCYNTVRLNEITEKPPRLPEQPPSEALSASSDAAQEEQKQHSTDSVTKPSEETESPNVTETAGNNVTPPGPCPNAQSPREETAESSELSAEDAPKEDAADVKSQTSNLEFRRRCWMSRISRSPISKRLETGQYLFQAPNHYIFHGAEVYSDSEDETSSSCGSDSDESECSADGVEEDSEPEEAGALAADGETCLRDTIKDTSANEGTSIVQTDSTSEQTQSTTHL, encoded by the exons ATGGCGGACGGAGAGAGCAGTCTCGGAACGGCCTTCTCAGGCGCCTCCGAAATGGAAGAACCAGCCGCAAAAAGGTCGAAAATCAGTCCGTTGACTAACTACGGATTCAAAGTCGCCAAAGCGGACCA TTATCAGGCCTCCCGGGGGCCCACTGAGAGCTGGGAGGCGGCGGTGGATTGTGCGCAGCCAGCGGAGAAGGAAGCGAAGCCGGTGATGGCGGTAGAGCAGGCCCCAGCGGCAGCGCTAGGCGGAGACAACAATGGACTGGGAATGCTGGTCTCCGAGTCGCACAAACCAGTAGTGAAACTAGACGACGGCGCTGTGCTCGGGACAACCGAGGAGGGTGCTG ATTTTCTTGGACATGACGATCTCCCCTCAAATGGTCTGGCTGTCACCCCGGACCACATCACCGAGGAAGATGACAGATCCTCCCATGCAAGCTCCAGCGACTGGACTCCTCAACCGCAAATAG GTTCCTACAGTTTCATCCAGCAGCACATCAGAGAGACCGATCCGAGGACCATTCTGAGGGATCTGCTGCCGGAGACTGTGCTCCCACCGGATTTAGATGATATGACTTTGTGGCagatcatcatcaacatctcaGAACCTCCAAAAAGAAAGAAGCGGAAGGATATCAACACCTTAGAAGATGTTGTCAGGCTACTCCAGGAGAGCAAAAGGATCCTTGTGCTGACTGGTGCTGGG gTGTCCGTTTCATGTGGAATACCAGACTTTCGATCCAGAGATGGGATTTATGCACGACTTGCTGTGGACTTTCCTGACCTTCCAGACCCCCAAGCAATGTTTGACATTGATTACTTTAGACGAGACCCAAGACCCTTTTTCAAGTTTGCCAAG GAGATCTACCCTGGTCAGTTCCAGCCCTCACCCTGTCACCGATTCATATCTATGCTGGATAAGCAGGGGAAGCTGCTGCGCaattacacacaaaacattgaTACATTAGAACAAGTGGCGGGAGTTGAGCGGATTATCCAGTGTCATG GTTCGTTTGCAACTGCATCCTGTCTCATCTGTAAACACAAAGTGGATTGTGAGGCTATAAGGGAAGACATCTTTAACCAG GTTGTCCCTCGATGCTCACGGTGTCCAGGTGATATTCCCCTGGCAATCATGAAACCTGACATCGTATTCTTTGGAGAGAATCTTCCAGAAATGTTCCACAGAGCCATGAAGCAGGACAAAGATGAGGTGGACCTCTTGATTGTCATTGGCTCTTCACTTAAAGTCCGACCAGTTGCCCTTATCCCaa ACTCCATTCCTCATGAAGTGCCTCAGATCCTGATCAATAGGGAGCAGCTGCCTCACCTCAACTTTGATGTTGAGCTACTTGGGGACTGTGATGTCATTGTCAACGAGCTCTGTCATCGGTTGGGTGCAGACTTTGAGCAGCTCTGCTACAACACTGTAAGACTCAATGAAATCACAGAAAAACCCCCTCGGTTACCAGAACAGCCACCAAGCGAGGCCTTGTCTGCGTCCAGCGATGCAGCTCAGGAGGAGCAGAAGCAACACAGCACAGACTCAGTAACAAAGCCttcagaggagacagaaagtCCGAATGTCACAGAGACTGCTGGTAATAATGTAACACCTCCAGGGCCTTGTCCAAACGCTCAGAGTCCCAGGGAAGAGACGGCTGAATCGTCAGAGTTATCTGCAGAAGATGCACCAAAAGAGGATGCCGCTGATGTAAAGAGCCAAACCTCCAACCTTGAGTTTCGTAGACGATGCTGGATGAGTCGAATCAGCAGAAGTCCAATCAGCAAACGTCTTGAGA CAGGCCAGTACCTGTTTCAAGCACCAAATCACTATATCTTCCACGGTGCAGAGGTTTACTCTGACTCTGAAGATGAGACTTCGAGCTCTTGTGGGAGTGACAGTGACGAGTCTGAATGCAGCGCAGATGGGGTGGAAGAAGACAGCGAGCCAGAAGAAGCTGGCGCACTAGCAGCTGATGGCGAGACATGCCTCAGAGACACAATAAAAGACACTTCAGCCAATGAGGGCACATCAAttgtgcagacagacagtacTTCTGAACAGACTCAGAGCACCACACACCTTTAA